A stretch of Colletotrichum lupini chromosome 2, complete sequence DNA encodes these proteins:
- a CDS encoding alkaline phytoceramidase — MSHKHQTLRFASDATAGNGIWGYPTSKANFCEEDYIFTRYIAEFINCLSNATYIYLALKYPRANSKAAVPWYRTLDIQSIGLLAVGIFSGVFHGTMHQETQLLDDLSMLVLAGSLVQPLYAFRQSRAVGAAITTILWLGIATMAVIYVRSGDIAIHVATFTGLLTFVWPRTLFIVYWTGRYSKEQQKRLMKQFWKACIILIVGFTLWHIDLEYCAELRAARKSLGLPAAWLLELHGWWHIFTALGASWYMRLIRELTSVEQAETGKKAHYARGWKHPPISLERCQY, encoded by the exons ATGAGTCACAAGCATCAGACCCTCCGCTTCGCGAGCGACGCAACGGCGGGCAATGGTATCTGGGGCTATCCAACAAGCAAGGCAAA CTTCTGCGAAGAAGACTACATCTTCACGCGCTACATCGCAGAGTTCATCAATTGCTTATCCAATGCCACGTACA TCTACCTCGCCCTGAAGTACCCCAGGGCCAACTCCAAGGCCGCGGTGCCATGGTACCGAACCCTCGACATCCAATCCATCGGCCTCCTCGCTGTCGGTATCTTCTCTGGCGTTTTCCACGGCACCATGCACCAGGAGACGCAGCTCCTCGATGACCTCTCTATGCTGGTCCTCGCCGGCTCGCTCGTACAGCCCCTGTACGCCTTCCGCCAGTCGCGCGCCGTGGGGGCCGCGATCACCACCATCCTCTGGCTCGGCATCGCCACCATGGCCGTCATCTACGTCCGCTCGGGAGACATCGCCATCCACGTCGCGACCTTTACCGGGCTGTTGACATTTGTCTGGCCGCGCACGCTGTTCATCGTCTACTGGACTGGTCGTTACTCGAAAGAGCAGCAGAAGAGACTGATGAAACAGTTCTGGAAGGCTTGTATCATTTTGATCGTGGGGTTCACGTTGTGGCATATCGACTTGGAGTACTGCGCTGAGCTGAGAGCCGCAAGGAAGAGCCTTGGATTGCCTGCCGCGTGGCTGTTGGAACTACATGGATGGTGGCACATCTTCACCGCTCTGGGCGCGAGCTGGTACATGAGGTTGATTCGGGAGCTGACCTCAGTCGAACAGGCTGAGACCGGGAAGAAGGCGCA TTACGCCCGTGGGTGGAAGCATCCCCCAATCAGCCTGGAAAGGTGTCAATATTGA
- a CDS encoding F-box domain-containing protein, with product MSENQPFLRAVETVLAIPELLESILVQVDMRTLLVSASRVNRTWKAFMDGSPAVQQALFFKPVPMDISRAVIHGLEDGVFPSIPEQGAMPSHTTGDRLINPLLAEKFDKCFFDFGPTYSCQRRANSFYELPWSKTPEPIQTVQEYWGGWSQVKPAELDEEAARYQDEARRRFTRRGASWRRMLVSQPPPSSLGYMRFDVCSLALEEQKVAGSLIQQPVPPSASPFNAAGSEQAPCTGVRMGELYDIVQHAAGHHGRHSLWFRVLWGKPTTHFAFSHVKDVFERLMARTSVVVELMHADDTSLPNHPQDPSDVGVFDAAFRCEEHREVKFEMEHTWGEAVEFPHFHPRDQDSRSSF from the exons ATGTCAGAAAACCAGCCGTTCCTCCGTGCCGTGGAGACGGTCCTCGCCATCCCGGAGCTCCTGGAGTCCATATTAGTGCAAGTCGACATGAGGACGCTGCTGGTCTCAGCGTCGCGGGTGAACAGGACATGGAAGGCCTTCATGGATGGATCACCAGCCGTCCAGCAGGCGTTGTTCTTCAAGCCAGTCCCTATGGATATCTCACGGGCTGTGATCCACGGCCTCGAGGACGGTGTGTTCCCGAGCATACCGGAGCAAGGCGCCATGCCATCCCACACGACCGGTGACCGCTTAATCAACCCCCTCCTAGCAGAGAAATTTGACAAATGCTTCTTCGACTTTGGACCGACGTACTCGTGCCAGCGCCGGGCCAACTCCTTTTACGAGCTCCCCTGGTCCAAAACCCCGGAACCGATCCAGACGGTCCAAGAATACTGGGGCGGCTGGAGCCAGGTCAAGCCGGCCGAGCTCGACGAAGAGGCAGCACGATATCAAGACGAAGCTAGGAGGCGGTTCACGCGCCGCGGCGCAAGTTGGCGCCGCATGCTCGTCTCgcagccgccgccgtcgtcgtTGGGATACATGCGCTTCGACGTCTGCAGCCTCGCGCTGGAAGAGCAAAAGGTCGCGGGTTCCCTGATCCAGCAGCCGGTGCCCCCCTCAGCATCTCCCTTCAATGCTGCGGGATCAGAACAAGCACCATGCACCGGTGTGCGAATGGGAGAGCTCTACGACATCGTTCAGCACGCGGCGGGACACCACGGGCGGCACTCACTCTGGTTCAGGGTCCTCTGGGGCAAGCCGACGACGCACTTTGCCTTTTCGCACGTCAAGGATGTGTTTGAGAGGTTGATGGCGCGGACGAGCGTCGTCGTGGAGTTGATGCACGCAGACGATACGTCTCTCCCGAATCACCCGCAGGACCCGTCGGATGTGGGCGTTTTTGATGCTGCTTTCCGGTGCGAGGAGCATCGCGAGGTAAAGTTTGAGATGGAGCATACGTGGGGGGAGGCTGTGGAGTTTCCTCACTTTCATCCGCG CGATCAGGACTCGCGCAGCAGTTTCTAA
- a CDS encoding histone methylation protein DOT1, giving the protein MPILGGKNKFNTKPAAIRVEKVQVAAPKPRPKLAHATSSTSSAKASPRASPKPNAKSLLSRKQSASPYPSSSSDEKRSGGGERKRKVGSAGPSQPKFDNDSDGDDNYEEFLKHEPSKRQRTQDGQFVDTQRVLTRSSAFKDNAKPLSRLIHAAQISNLKKCPKATRSLGATADDNVRVRLQYPSNYGAEEWVSISSLRLWYGIANPLLRYELINDKGIINAIEDIKTVVGFVANVYLTEEQAEEFTEQQNGFLRRLRKASNTNDFHGFVSALNDANKRIRTLAADGTIRKNLDKIHGLPRGLVEFILTQVYDRTVSPDVEKLKQYKNGTDNVYGELAYRLISDILQEKTRMTSDQVFVDLGSGVGNVVFQAALEIGCESWGCEMMENPCDFAEAQEKEFGARCKMWGLLPGRVNLERGDFTKCTRIHEAMKRADVVLVNNQAFTPQLNAELVNMFLDLKSGCKIVSLKSFVNDQGTRNANDIASNILEVEHLTYPEGDPGGNYVSWTNAGGNYCISTRK; this is encoded by the coding sequence ATGCCGATCCTCGGCGGGAAGAATAAGTTCAACACCAAGCCGGCAGCAATCCGCGTCGAAAAAGTCCAAGTCGCCGCCCCGAAGCCGCGCCCGAAGCTCGCCCACGCGACATCCTCCACATCCTCCGCCAAAGCCTCCCCGCGCGCATCGCCAAAGCCAAACGCCAAGTCCCTCCTCTCACGCAAGCAGAGCGCCTCGCCATacccttcctcttcctcggacGAGAAgcgcagcggcggcggcgagcgCAAGCGCAAGGTCGGCAGCGCGGGGCCGTCGCAGCCCAAATTCGATAACGACTCTGACGGCGACGACAACTACGAAGAGTTCCTCAAGCATGAGCCTAGCAAGCGGCAGCGCACGCAAGATGGGCAATTTGTAGATACCCAGCGCGTGTTGACCCGGTCGAGCGCATTCAAGGACAATGCGAAGCCCCTCAGCCGGCTGATCCACGCCGCGCAAATTTCCAACCTCAAGAAGTGTCCCAAGGCCACGCGCTCGCTCGGTGCGACTGCAGATGACAACGTCAGAGTGCGACTGCAATATCCGAGCAATTACGGTGCGGAAGAGTGGGTTTCTATATCTAGTCTGCGACTGTGGTACGGCATCGCTAACCCTCTCCTTAGGTACGAACTCATTAACGACAAGGGCATCATCAACGCAATCGAGGATATCAAGACGGTGGTCGGTTTTGTCGCCAACGTATACCTCACCGAAGAGCAGGCCGAAGAGTTCACAGAGCAGCAAAACGGGTTTCTACGGCGGCTCAGGAAAGCATCAAACACAAACGACTTCCACGGTTTCGTGTCGGCGCTCAACGACGCGAATAAGAGAATTCGCACTCTTGCGGCGGACGGCACAATACGCAAGAATTTGGACAAGATACACGGCTTGCCCAGGGGCTTGGTCGAGTTCATCCTCACCCAGGTGTACGACCGCACAGTATCACCAGACGTGGAAAAGTTGAAACAGTACAAAAACGGCACCGACAATGTCTATGGCGAGCTAGCGTATCGGCTCATCTCCGATATCTTACAGGAAAAAACCCGGATGACGTCAGACCAAGTCTTTGTCGATCTCGGCTCCGGCGTAGGCAACGTCGTGTTCCAGGCCGCGCTCGAGATCGGCTGTGAGAGCTGGGGCTGCGAAATGATGGAGAACCCGTGCGACTTTGCGGAAGCGCAAGAGAAGGAGTTTGGTGCCCGGTGCAAGATGTGGGGCCTGCTGCCCGGCCGAGTCAACCTCGAGCGAGGCGACTTTACAAAGTGCACCCGCATCCACGAAGCCATGAAGCGTGCCGACGTCGTCCTCGTCAACAACCAAGCCTTCACACCGCAGCTCAACGCCGAGCTGGTCAACATGTTCCTCGATCTCAAGTCAGGCTGCAAGATTGTGTCGCTCAAGTCGTTCGTCAACGACCAGGGGACGCGCAACGCCAACGACATTGCGAGCAACATCTTGGAGGTCGAGCACCTGACCTATCCTGAAGGTGACCCTGGTGGTAACTATGTCAGCTGGACCAACGCTGGCGGTAACTATTGCATATCGACAAGGAAGTAG